The following are encoded together in the Bradyrhizobium genosp. L genome:
- the trbJ gene encoding P-type conjugative transfer protein TrbJ, with protein sequence MRPLGLLATTAAFALLLGVTLPARALIVFDPTNYVQNVLTAARELQQINNQITSLQNEAQMLINQARNLANLPYSSLQQLQSSIQRTQQLLAQAQRIAYDVQQIDHAFSTSYAPATSSQSNQLLISNAQSRWQNSYAATQDALRVQAGIVGNLDTNRIQASALVTSSQGASGALQATQAGNQILALNAQQLADLTAVVTAQGRAQSLEAAQRAAAQDQGREQLRRFLMPGRGYQSSNVQMFH encoded by the coding sequence ATGAGACCTCTTGGCCTATTGGCGACCACGGCCGCCTTCGCGCTGCTGCTTGGTGTTACGCTGCCCGCACGAGCGCTGATCGTCTTCGATCCCACCAACTACGTCCAGAATGTCCTGACGGCCGCGCGGGAACTCCAGCAGATTAACAATCAGATCACCTCGTTGCAGAACGAGGCGCAGATGCTGATTAATCAGGCAAGGAATCTGGCAAACCTGCCGTATTCATCGTTGCAGCAACTTCAATCATCGATCCAGCGCACCCAGCAATTGCTGGCCCAGGCCCAGCGCATTGCCTACGACGTGCAGCAGATCGATCATGCCTTCTCGACAAGCTACGCGCCAGCGACCAGCAGCCAATCGAACCAGTTGCTGATCTCCAACGCTCAATCGCGATGGCAGAATTCCTATGCCGCAACGCAAGACGCACTGCGCGTTCAAGCGGGCATTGTTGGCAACCTCGACACCAATCGCATCCAGGCGTCCGCGCTTGTAACGTCTAGCCAAGGCGCAAGCGGCGCGCTGCAGGCAACGCAGGCTGGCAATCAGATTCTCGCACTGAACGCGCAGCAACTCGCCGACCTCACCGCTGTCGTGACGGCGCAGGGCAGGGCGCAGAGCCTTGAAGCCGCGCAACGCGCAGCGGCCCAGGACCAGGGCCGCGAACAGCTTCGGCGGTTTCTTATGCCAGGGCGGGGCTATCAGTCATCCAACGTGCAGATGTTCCACTGA
- a CDS encoding DUF1656 domain-containing protein, with protein sequence MNEEIAIAGVYVPTLALACACALAACFIASAANRKFIGVHIRRYAWHPALFDFAVFVILTKIFYAVLGKLPL encoded by the coding sequence ATGAACGAGGAAATCGCCATTGCCGGCGTCTACGTTCCGACGTTAGCGCTGGCCTGTGCTTGTGCGCTCGCGGCCTGCTTTATCGCCTCCGCGGCCAACCGCAAATTCATCGGCGTCCATATTCGAAGGTATGCGTGGCACCCCGCGCTGTTCGACTTCGCCGTCTTCGTCATTCTGACCAAGATCTTCTACGCTGTTCTGGGAAAGCTGCCGCTATGA
- the trbK-alt gene encoding putative entry exclusion protein TrbK-alt, with translation MTDIRAFKALSLLTTIGVLVVTACTIQLRGGDGPLPPKAEQTTDASSSDLARCRSVTSEQAESYERCKQVWAESRRRFFGKKDGVAVPGHADSTAGVVLGPKDQSRIPQGYPNLAPLR, from the coding sequence ATGACCGACATCCGGGCATTCAAAGCATTGTCGTTGCTTACGACAATTGGCGTGTTGGTCGTCACCGCCTGCACGATCCAGCTTCGCGGCGGAGACGGTCCTCTGCCGCCGAAAGCGGAGCAGACGACAGATGCAAGCAGCTCAGACCTCGCGCGCTGCCGCAGCGTCACGTCGGAGCAAGCAGAGAGTTATGAGCGTTGCAAGCAAGTCTGGGCCGAAAGCCGCCGTCGCTTCTTTGGCAAGAAAGACGGTGTCGCAGTTCCAGGCCACGCCGATTCCACCGCAGGCGTGGTGCTCGGTCCAAAGGATCAAAGCCGGATACCGCAGGGATATCCGAATCTGGCGCCCCTGAGGTGA
- a CDS encoding TrbI/VirB10 family protein — translation MNTRNEADHQQGTPPATPEEQSRSFRLRAEHPRVTRLSRKVLAGGSAVALLVIGGAVLWSLQGNRSRSQAADELYSTDHHNVADGITTLPKDYAGVPRQPIPQLGPPLPGDLGRPILAAQGQLPTSGADPDQQRRDQETEAARISHLFASTNGREVRPSSAAAVGSERVVSPSATSTSDDGSAQSGQDHKLAFVNASVDRRTVSPDRVTKPASPYIVQAGTVIPGALITGIRSDLPGQITAQVTENVFDTPTGRFLLVPQGARLVGIYDSQVAFGQSRVLLVWTRVIMPNGRSIVLERQPGADTAGYAGLEDQVDNHWGELFKAAALSTFLAVGTELGAGSDTNSNDSTIIQALRHGASDSLNQTGQQAVRRSLNVQPTLTVRPGFPVRVLVNRDLILVPYGG, via the coding sequence ATGAATACCCGGAACGAAGCCGATCACCAGCAAGGTACTCCGCCGGCTACACCGGAGGAACAGTCCAGGAGCTTCCGCTTGAGAGCAGAGCATCCGCGCGTGACACGGCTGTCGCGGAAGGTCTTGGCCGGCGGGAGCGCGGTTGCCCTGCTTGTCATCGGCGGAGCGGTCTTGTGGTCGCTGCAGGGCAATCGTTCCCGAAGCCAGGCGGCCGATGAGCTTTACAGCACTGACCATCACAATGTCGCCGATGGCATTACGACGCTGCCGAAGGACTACGCTGGCGTTCCGCGCCAGCCGATTCCGCAGCTTGGTCCGCCGCTCCCCGGGGACCTCGGTCGACCGATCCTAGCTGCTCAGGGGCAGTTGCCGACGAGCGGAGCTGATCCGGACCAGCAGCGGCGGGATCAAGAGACCGAAGCAGCCCGCATCAGCCATCTGTTCGCTTCGACCAATGGACGAGAAGTGCGTCCGTCCTCCGCTGCGGCTGTTGGCAGCGAGCGCGTCGTGTCGCCGAGCGCAACGAGCACTAGCGACGATGGATCTGCGCAAAGCGGTCAGGACCACAAGCTTGCCTTCGTAAACGCCTCCGTGGACCGTCGCACGGTAAGCCCTGACCGCGTCACCAAGCCCGCTTCACCCTACATCGTGCAGGCTGGAACGGTCATTCCAGGGGCGCTGATCACTGGGATCCGATCGGACCTGCCAGGCCAAATTACCGCGCAAGTTACCGAGAATGTTTTCGATACGCCGACCGGCCGCTTCCTGCTTGTGCCTCAGGGAGCGCGTCTGGTTGGCATCTACGACAGCCAGGTCGCTTTCGGGCAGTCCCGAGTCCTGCTCGTCTGGACCCGGGTGATCATGCCGAACGGACGTTCAATCGTTCTCGAGCGGCAGCCTGGCGCCGACACTGCCGGGTATGCCGGTCTTGAGGACCAAGTCGACAATCACTGGGGCGAGCTGTTCAAGGCTGCGGCGCTATCGACGTTCTTGGCAGTCGGGACGGAACTAGGAGCAGGTTCCGACACCAATAGCAACGACAGCACCATCATCCAGGCATTGCGACACGGCGCCTCGGACTCGCTGAATCAAACCGGACAACAGGCGGTTCGGCGCAGTCTCAACGTCCAGCCTACTCTGACCGTGCGACCTGGTTTTCCAGTTCGCGTTCTCGTCAATCGTGACCTCATACTTGTGCCATACGGAGGGTAA
- the trbG gene encoding P-type conjugative transfer protein TrbG: protein MTKTTFDDHSTLQSRLDSAWPEFVSSKRAFLSALLLCSSALGGCATYIPPEISYDADVPPLPATPVALDDGSRPLHVPPLWKPALGGKSGGKEDPEPVSRVETANSAARVEPRKRGYFNAAQVYAYSPGALYQIYAAPGQITDIALEEGEQLTGSGPIAAGDTVRWVVGDTESGSGDTRRVHILVKPTRASIETNLVVNTDRRTYLIELRSRERPYMPSVAWYYPETTRERSRSVALKPVLPDPAQRISRYAIEGDSPPWRPLAAYDDGRKVYIEFPAGIVQGEMPPLFVIGPDGKTELVNYRAYGNVLIVDRLFAAAELRLGREHQQKVRIVRTDGRPSS, encoded by the coding sequence GTGACCAAGACGACGTTTGACGATCATTCCACCCTGCAAAGCAGGCTCGATTCGGCTTGGCCCGAGTTCGTGAGCTCGAAGCGTGCATTTCTGTCCGCTCTTCTGCTTTGTTCGTCGGCGCTCGGCGGGTGCGCGACGTACATCCCGCCGGAGATCAGTTATGACGCTGACGTTCCTCCCTTACCGGCGACGCCAGTGGCTCTCGACGACGGATCGCGACCGCTTCACGTTCCACCCCTCTGGAAGCCCGCTCTCGGCGGCAAGTCGGGAGGGAAGGAAGACCCTGAACCCGTGAGCCGGGTTGAGACCGCGAACAGCGCAGCCCGGGTCGAACCGCGCAAGCGGGGGTATTTCAACGCGGCGCAAGTCTACGCCTACAGTCCCGGGGCGCTCTATCAGATTTACGCCGCGCCGGGGCAGATCACGGATATCGCGCTCGAGGAGGGAGAACAGTTGACGGGATCAGGGCCGATCGCGGCCGGAGATACCGTCCGCTGGGTCGTCGGCGACACCGAAAGCGGAAGCGGCGACACACGGCGGGTCCATATCCTGGTCAAGCCGACCCGAGCCTCGATCGAGACCAACCTGGTGGTCAATACCGATCGGCGTACCTACCTGATCGAGCTCCGCTCCCGCGAACGGCCATACATGCCGTCTGTTGCCTGGTACTATCCAGAAACTACACGGGAACGATCGCGCTCGGTCGCTCTGAAGCCCGTTCTTCCGGATCCGGCGCAGCGCATCTCCCGCTATGCCATCGAAGGGGACAGTCCTCCTTGGCGGCCGCTCGCCGCATATGATGATGGCCGCAAGGTCTACATCGAATTCCCGGCGGGGATCGTGCAAGGCGAGATGCCTCCGCTTTTCGTCATTGGTCCAGACGGCAAGACCGAACTCGTCAACTATCGCGCCTACGGCAACGTGTTGATCGTCGATCGGCTGTTTGCGGCCGCCGAACTGCGGCTTGGTCGTGAACACCAGCAGAAGGTTAGGATTGTCAGGACCGACGGGAGGCCGTCGTCATGA
- the trbL gene encoding P-type conjugative transfer protein TrbL, with the protein MTGTGIIDQFLETFTRYIDNGFGLLGSEVGYLATTLAAIDITLAALFWSWGTDEDIIARLVKKTLFVAVFAYLIGNWNSLARIVFESFAGLGLKASGTSLSASDFLRPGKIAQVGLDAGRPLLDSISNLMGYISFFENFVQIVVLLFAWVVVLLAFFILAIQLFVTLIEFKLTTLAGFVLIPFGLFGKTAFAAERVLGNVISSGIKVLVLAVIVGIGSTLFSQFTTGFGGGQPTIEDAMTLMLAALSLLGLGIFGPGIANGLVSGGPQLGAGAAIGTGLAAGGIVAAGAGLAAGGAGLAGGAVAGAARGGGAVISGASAAYRSGGLAGVAEAGASAATSPLRRAATAFGRSQAGDQGASAAAEGQPDWARRMKRAETIRHGASAAGNAVRSGDHGGSGSSVDLSEGEH; encoded by the coding sequence ATGACTGGTACGGGGATCATTGACCAGTTCCTTGAAACGTTCACGCGTTATATCGATAACGGATTCGGATTGCTGGGGAGCGAGGTCGGATACCTCGCAACGACCCTTGCTGCGATCGACATTACGCTCGCAGCGTTGTTCTGGAGTTGGGGAACGGACGAGGACATCATCGCGCGCCTCGTCAAGAAAACGCTCTTCGTAGCGGTCTTTGCCTACCTCATCGGCAACTGGAACAGCCTGGCGCGCATCGTTTTCGAAAGCTTTGCCGGTCTTGGGCTGAAAGCATCAGGCACGAGCCTCTCCGCATCGGATTTCCTGCGGCCGGGAAAGATCGCCCAAGTCGGACTTGATGCCGGCCGACCGTTGCTCGATTCGATCTCAAACCTGATGGGGTACATCAGTTTCTTTGAGAACTTCGTCCAAATCGTCGTTCTCCTGTTCGCGTGGGTCGTGGTGCTGCTCGCCTTCTTCATTCTGGCGATCCAGCTCTTCGTCACCCTGATCGAGTTCAAGCTCACGACACTGGCCGGCTTCGTGCTGATTCCCTTTGGCTTGTTTGGCAAGACCGCCTTCGCGGCGGAGCGCGTTCTGGGCAACGTCATTTCCTCGGGAATCAAGGTCCTGGTCCTTGCTGTCATTGTCGGCATCGGCTCCACCTTGTTCTCGCAGTTCACAACTGGTTTCGGCGGTGGACAGCCGACCATCGAAGACGCGATGACTCTGATGCTCGCGGCGCTCTCCTTGTTGGGCCTCGGCATCTTCGGTCCGGGTATCGCAAACGGCCTGGTGTCAGGCGGACCTCAACTCGGTGCCGGCGCCGCGATTGGAACAGGCCTTGCTGCTGGCGGCATTGTTGCGGCGGGCGCAGGTCTTGCCGCCGGCGGTGCTGGTCTCGCTGGCGGTGCGGTTGCAGGCGCCGCGCGCGGTGGCGGCGCCGTCATAAGCGGAGCATCGGCCGCCTATCGAAGCGGCGGCCTTGCCGGCGTGGCAGAGGCGGGCGCTTCGGCTGCAACGAGTCCATTGCGTCGAGCAGCTACTGCCTTCGGACGTAGCCAAGCGGGCGATCAAGGCGCGAGCGCCGCGGCCGAAGGACAGCCTGATTGGGCTCGCCGCATGAAGCGCGCTGAGACCATTCGGCATGGTGCCTCGGCCGCTGGCAATGCCGTCCGCTCGGGCGATCATGGTGGCAGCGGCTCCTCCGTCGATTTGTCCGAAGGAGAACACTGA
- a CDS encoding LysR family transcriptional regulator, translating to MTEIETRNGQRNAARAVDLQQLRLAVAASDHGSFRRAAEALSIKHTAFSRAIVQLEHLVGASLFERSSGGIKPTLTGRAVLRIARLILEQVDMLVDTGRSGGRGDTGHLVVGFFTSMSTGNLRATIGEFKKLFPGLELATMERSHFRLMTALRSGTVDVVVSPGRLPSKDTRSLLLWSERILISLPQDHCLATREIIYWTDLRNEKILLSEYDPGRELEDLLISKLVLADDRPKVERHDVSRGIIKSLTSMGMGLSLAMESDIGASFAGLVYRELQDGAGPSRVDFYAHWRDDNENPALKRFLNLLAERYPSPSPALGE from the coding sequence ATGACGGAAATTGAAACTAGGAACGGTCAGCGGAACGCGGCGAGAGCTGTTGACCTGCAACAGCTTCGACTTGCGGTTGCCGCTTCTGACCATGGAAGTTTTCGACGAGCCGCAGAGGCGCTTTCAATCAAACATACCGCGTTCAGCCGTGCTATCGTCCAACTTGAGCACCTCGTGGGAGCTTCACTGTTTGAGCGTTCAAGTGGGGGAATCAAGCCTACGTTGACCGGCCGCGCAGTTTTGCGCATTGCACGACTGATTCTGGAGCAGGTCGATATGCTCGTTGACACCGGAAGGTCCGGTGGTCGCGGCGATACTGGGCATCTTGTCGTAGGCTTCTTCACATCCATGTCCACCGGCAATTTGCGAGCGACGATAGGTGAGTTTAAGAAGCTGTTCCCCGGGCTTGAACTGGCAACGATGGAACGCTCACACTTCCGTCTGATGACTGCCCTCCGTAGCGGAACCGTCGACGTTGTCGTTAGCCCTGGACGTTTACCTTCAAAGGACACAAGATCACTATTGCTCTGGAGCGAACGCATCCTGATCTCGTTGCCGCAGGATCACTGCCTTGCAACACGCGAGATCATCTATTGGACCGATTTGCGTAACGAAAAGATCCTTCTAAGTGAATATGATCCAGGACGAGAGCTCGAGGATCTCTTGATTTCGAAGCTGGTATTGGCCGACGATCGGCCCAAGGTAGAACGCCATGACGTAAGCCGTGGCATTATCAAGAGTCTGACGAGTATGGGCATGGGACTTAGTCTGGCTATGGAATCGGATATTGGTGCAAGCTTCGCTGGCCTTGTGTACCGGGAGTTGCAGGACGGAGCGGGACCAAGCCGGGTGGACTTCTATGCGCATTGGCGCGACGACAATGAGAATCCGGCTCTGAAGCGTTTCCTCAATCTGTTGGCAGAACGCTATCCCTCACCCTCGCCGGCTCTTGGGGAATGA
- a CDS encoding LuxR family transcriptional regulator — protein sequence MHRIFQNFIDLLATAEDLQDFSKAMADTATALDLSCFAYLALQHSSKVKPRLISTYPSRWVAHYLRNNYQVLDPVIGEALRNPEPFRWGVNFNSKFTSKAQHRLFEEAAEFGIRFGFTVPIHDGHGPIAALTFAVDQNRPQFERFIESHERVLQLMAMYFHAHTRRKLVNVDDIEGARLSPREFECLEWAARGKSAWEIGCILGISRNTVAFYLEGAKKKLGVRTIVQAVARLAAVKRKQQN from the coding sequence ATGCACCGCATCTTTCAAAATTTCATTGATCTCCTAGCGACCGCAGAAGATCTCCAAGACTTCTCCAAAGCCATGGCGGACACAGCGACCGCTTTGGACCTATCGTGTTTTGCCTATCTAGCCCTCCAGCACTCAAGCAAAGTCAAACCGCGCCTAATCTCTACATATCCATCGCGGTGGGTAGCACACTATCTACGAAATAATTATCAAGTGCTTGATCCCGTCATCGGAGAAGCTCTTCGAAACCCCGAGCCCTTTCGGTGGGGGGTTAATTTCAACTCGAAGTTCACATCGAAAGCACAGCATCGGCTTTTCGAAGAGGCCGCGGAATTCGGAATCCGATTTGGCTTTACGGTGCCCATTCACGACGGCCACGGCCCCATCGCTGCATTGACCTTTGCCGTGGACCAGAACCGCCCGCAATTCGAACGGTTCATTGAATCGCATGAACGCGTTCTTCAGCTTATGGCGATGTATTTCCATGCTCATACCCGCCGAAAGCTGGTGAACGTAGACGATATAGAGGGGGCACGCCTATCACCGCGTGAGTTCGAATGCTTGGAGTGGGCAGCTCGGGGCAAGAGCGCTTGGGAGATTGGTTGCATTCTCGGCATCTCGCGCAACACAGTTGCCTTCTACCTAGAAGGCGCGAAGAAAAAGCTTGGTGTTCGGACGATTGTGCAAGCGGTAGCCCGCTTAGCCGCTGTGAAAAGAAAACAGCAAAATTAG
- the trbF gene encoding conjugal transfer protein TrbF produces the protein MFKRPSVHYGRMPEPITPYQKAAQVWDERIGSARVQAKNWRLMAFGCLMLSSGLVGSLVWQSSQGSITPWVVEVDHLGQAQRVAPANIDYQPTDAQIAYHLARFIEDVRGLPADGIVLRQNWLRAYDFTTDRGAAGLNDYARNNDPFAKLGKLQISVDVSSVIRASSESFRVAWTQRVYDNGSLSSTERWTAILTIVIETPRDAERLRKNPLGVYVRAINWSKELSQ, from the coding sequence ATGTTCAAACGACCATCAGTTCACTACGGGCGCATGCCCGAGCCGATTACGCCTTATCAAAAGGCCGCGCAGGTTTGGGACGAACGCATTGGATCGGCGCGGGTGCAAGCCAAGAACTGGCGTCTAATGGCGTTCGGCTGTTTGATGCTGTCGTCCGGTCTCGTTGGCAGCCTTGTCTGGCAATCGAGCCAAGGATCGATCACGCCTTGGGTAGTTGAAGTCGATCATCTCGGCCAGGCCCAGAGGGTCGCGCCTGCCAACATCGACTATCAGCCCACTGATGCGCAGATCGCCTACCATCTGGCTCGCTTTATCGAGGATGTCAGAGGTCTGCCGGCCGATGGTATCGTTTTGCGCCAAAATTGGCTCCGGGCCTATGATTTTACAACCGATCGCGGCGCCGCTGGGCTCAACGACTATGCGCGCAACAACGACCCTTTCGCCAAGTTGGGCAAGCTCCAAATCTCCGTCGATGTATCGAGCGTCATTCGTGCGTCTTCGGAAAGCTTTCGGGTCGCGTGGACCCAGCGTGTCTACGACAATGGCTCGCTGAGTTCGACCGAGCGCTGGACCGCGATTCTCACGATCGTGATCGAGACGCCACGCGATGCCGAACGCCTACGTAAGAATCCGCTTGGCGTTTACGTCCGCGCCATCAACTGGTCAAAGGAGTTGAGTCAGTGA
- a CDS encoding acyl-homoserine-lactone synthase, whose translation MIQLITPSLYGQFAETLAEMHRLRYRVFKLRMAWDVQTSGDMEIDDFDALHPAYLVQLCDNGQVQGSVRLLPTLGPTMLCDTFPTLLEGQPAPSTPLVWESSRFAIDVAADAPKGDHGLTRAVYELFAGMVEFGLSRQLTDIVTVTDVRMERILRRAGWPLRRIGNPSAIGNTLAVAGYLEISRDTLVTLRRAGGLSAPALWTPVIFAAA comes from the coding sequence ATGATTCAGCTAATCACACCGTCCTTATATGGACAGTTCGCCGAGACACTTGCCGAAATGCATCGGTTACGGTATCGCGTTTTCAAACTTCGCATGGCATGGGACGTTCAAACCAGCGGCGACATGGAGATCGACGATTTCGATGCACTGCATCCCGCTTACCTAGTCCAGCTATGTGACAACGGGCAGGTGCAAGGCTCCGTACGCCTCCTCCCGACACTTGGCCCGACCATGCTTTGCGACACCTTCCCTACGCTTCTCGAAGGTCAACCTGCGCCGTCAACTCCTCTCGTTTGGGAAAGTAGTAGATTCGCGATCGATGTTGCTGCCGATGCCCCGAAGGGGGATCACGGTCTTACTCGTGCTGTTTACGAGCTATTTGCGGGAATGGTAGAGTTCGGGCTCTCAAGACAACTCACTGACATCGTTACCGTCACAGACGTCCGTATGGAGCGAATCCTTAGACGAGCGGGTTGGCCCCTGCGGCGCATTGGCAATCCTTCCGCAATTGGCAACACCTTAGCCGTGGCGGGTTACCTCGAGATCTCGCGCGATACTCTGGTCACCCTTCGTAGAGCCGGCGGGCTTTCGGCACCGGCCCTTTGGACGCCAGTAATTTTCGCGGCCGCGTAG
- a CDS encoding efflux RND transporter periplasmic adaptor subunit, with product MAPRAVRLRRLRHSDQDLLRCSGKAAAMTTMSSMFPRMMLTVLMVSVAAPVGIGMWEHYEAAPWTRDGRVRADIIAVAADVSGLIDEVLVRDNQVVRKGDILLRLNPDRFRLAVQQAEASLANREAAAEKAASDRARYEKLSEGVVSQQQRETIRATDLQAKALYGQAVADLQIARLDLDRSEIRAPANGRVTNFDLRPGTYLAAGRGIMALIDIDTVRVEGYFEETKIPRIHLGDAVDVKLMSGTTLSGRVESIAGGIEDRDRSLGSSLLASVNPSFSWVRLAQRIPVRIRIPRNDVDRLIVGTTATVQVNVGNRNAPPNTMGVLR from the coding sequence GTGGCACCCCGCGCTGTTCGACTTCGCCGTCTTCGTCATTCTGACCAAGATCTTCTACGCTGTTCTGGGAAAGCTGCCGCTATGACAACGATGAGTTCGATGTTTCCCCGCATGATGCTCACTGTCCTGATGGTGAGCGTCGCGGCACCGGTCGGCATCGGCATGTGGGAGCATTATGAGGCGGCGCCATGGACACGGGACGGCCGCGTCCGCGCCGACATCATCGCCGTTGCCGCCGATGTCTCCGGGCTGATCGACGAGGTGCTGGTCCGGGACAATCAGGTCGTCCGCAAGGGTGATATCTTGCTGCGGCTGAATCCCGACCGTTTCCGCCTCGCCGTCCAACAAGCAGAGGCGTCTCTGGCCAACCGCGAAGCCGCCGCGGAGAAGGCAGCGAGCGACCGCGCACGATACGAGAAGCTGAGCGAAGGTGTCGTGTCGCAGCAACAGCGCGAGACGATCCGCGCTACGGATTTGCAAGCCAAGGCGCTTTATGGTCAGGCCGTGGCCGACCTTCAGATCGCGCGGCTCGATCTCGATCGATCCGAAATCCGGGCACCCGCGAACGGCCGCGTGACCAATTTCGATTTACGGCCCGGCACCTATCTCGCCGCGGGGCGCGGCATCATGGCGCTGATCGACATCGACACCGTGCGTGTCGAAGGCTATTTCGAGGAGACCAAGATCCCGCGGATCCACCTCGGTGACGCCGTTGACGTGAAACTGATGAGCGGAACGACGCTGAGCGGTCGGGTCGAGAGTATCGCTGGCGGAATCGAGGACCGCGATCGAAGTTTAGGGTCCAGCCTGCTCGCCAGCGTCAATCCATCGTTCTCCTGGGTCAGGCTCGCCCAGCGCATTCCGGTTCGGATCCGCATCCCGCGCAATGATGTCGATCGCCTGATCGTCGGAACGACTGCGACGGTGCAAGTCAATGTTGGAAACCGCAACGCACCGCCAAACACCATGGGCGTTTTACGGTAA
- a CDS encoding DUF2274 domain-containing protein, translating into MPKLRIGALPDDKPVKVATELPASVHRDLVAYAEALARESGQRIDPAKLIAPMLARFMATDRGFAKARRSGHSPRAGEGEG; encoded by the coding sequence ATGCCCAAGCTTAGAATAGGAGCGCTGCCCGACGACAAGCCGGTCAAGGTCGCCACTGAGCTTCCAGCGTCAGTGCATCGAGATCTCGTCGCCTATGCAGAGGCCTTGGCGCGCGAAAGTGGGCAGCGTATCGACCCGGCAAAGCTGATCGCGCCCATGCTGGCGCGCTTTATGGCCACGGACCGTGGATTTGCAAAAGCGAGACGATCTGGTCATTCCCCAAGAGCCGGCGAGGGTGAGGGATAG